A genomic stretch from Methanobacterium sp. includes:
- a CDS encoding DUF190 domain-containing protein — translation MKKESEAILLRIFIGESDRYEGKPLYRYLLEMFKNEGLAGATVLRAIGGFGKTSYIHSTAILQLSTDLPIVIEVVDRKNKIEMIKTKLEGIIQGGLITEEKIKIILYESKKGPN, via the coding sequence ATGAAAAAAGAGTCAGAAGCTATTTTGCTTAGGATATTCATAGGAGAATCTGATAGGTATGAAGGAAAACCTCTTTACAGATATCTTCTTGAAATGTTTAAAAATGAAGGATTGGCTGGCGCAACTGTATTAAGGGCAATTGGAGGATTTGGAAAAACAAGCTACATCCATTCAACTGCAATACTACAGCTTTCAACAGATTTGCCCATAGTAATTGAAGTTGTTGATAGAAAAAACAAAATAGAAATGATTAAAACTAAATTAGAAGGAATAATACAGGGCGGCCTTATAACCGAAGAAAAAATTAAGATTATTTTATATGAAAGTAAAAAAGGTCCTAATTAA
- a CDS encoding formate--phosphoribosylaminoimidazolecarboxamide ligase, translating into MSIVEKQKILDILEGYDKKDITIATLGSHTSLHILKGAKEEGFKTAVVCEKGREVPYQRFGVADEYIMVDKFSDIINEDVQQKLRDMNAIVVPHGSFIAYAGLDRVEADFNVPMFGNRSILRWEAERDLERKLMIESNIRIPNKYESSADIDRTVMVKFPGARGGKGYFVCSSPEEFDKKISDMINREWITDADIEHAHIEEYVSGTNYCIHFFYSALKEEVEIMGMDSRYESNIDGIVRIPAKDQLDLSMDPSYVITGNHPVVMRESLLPQVFDIGDNLVEAAKKLVKPGMNGPFCLQTLCNDDLEIVVFEMSARIDGGTNTFMHASAYSYIMFGEFMSMGRRIAREIKNAVAEDKLDIIIT; encoded by the coding sequence ATGAGTATAGTAGAAAAACAGAAAATTCTCGACATCCTTGAGGGCTATGATAAGAAAGATATTACCATTGCAACCTTGGGAAGTCATACATCTTTACATATATTAAAAGGAGCAAAAGAAGAGGGCTTTAAGACTGCAGTAGTCTGCGAAAAAGGTCGTGAAGTTCCATACCAGCGATTTGGAGTCGCTGATGAGTATATTATGGTGGATAAATTCAGCGATATAATAAATGAAGATGTTCAACAAAAATTACGTGATATGAATGCAATTGTTGTTCCTCATGGATCATTTATAGCTTATGCAGGGCTTGATCGTGTTGAAGCAGACTTTAATGTTCCAATGTTTGGAAATAGGTCAATTTTAAGATGGGAAGCTGAAAGGGACCTTGAAAGAAAATTGATGATTGAATCGAACATAAGGATACCTAATAAGTACGAAAGCAGTGCAGATATTGACAGAACAGTAATGGTCAAATTCCCTGGCGCAAGAGGTGGAAAAGGGTATTTCGTATGTTCTTCACCAGAGGAATTTGATAAAAAAATTTCAGACATGATAAACAGGGAATGGATTACAGATGCAGACATTGAACATGCACACATTGAAGAATATGTTTCAGGTACTAATTATTGCATACACTTCTTCTATTCCGCATTAAAAGAAGAAGTAGAAATAATGGGTATGGACAGCAGATATGAATCAAATATTGATGGAATTGTCAGAATACCGGCAAAGGATCAGTTAGATCTTTCCATGGACCCGTCATATGTGATAACAGGTAACCATCCTGTAGTTATGAGGGAATCATTACTTCCACAGGTGTTTGATATTGGAGATAACCTTGTTGAAGCTGCTAAAAAATTAGTAAAACCTGGAATGAACGGACCATTCTGTTTACAAACATTATGTAATGATGATCTAGAAATTGTTGTATTTGAGATGAGTGCAAGGATAGATGGTGGAACAAACACATTCATGCACGCATCAGCCTACAGTTACATTATGTTTGGTGAATTTATGAGCATGGGCCGCAGAATAGCACGTGAAATTAAAAATGCAGTTGCTGAAGATAAGTTAGATATCATAATCACTTAA
- a CDS encoding phosphoribosyl-ATP diphosphatase → MKDKIIREVYTVLEDRRDNPIDSYTSKLMSNDEKQAEDKILEKIGEEAAEVIIASKNDENLVSESADLIFHTLLLLAYKGIDIDDLFDEFERRVK, encoded by the coding sequence GTGAAAGATAAAATCATAAGAGAGGTTTATACTGTTTTAGAGGATAGACGTGATAATCCTATTGATTCTTACACTTCTAAACTCATGAGCAACGATGAAAAGCAAGCAGAGGACAAAATACTTGAAAAAATCGGTGAAGAAGCTGCAGAAGTTATAATCGCTTCTAAAAATGACGAAAATCTCGTATCTGAATCTGCTGACCTTATTTTTCACACATTATTGCTTCTGGCATATAAAGGCATTGATATTGACGATTTATTTGATGAATTTGAAAGAAGAGTGAAATAA
- a CDS encoding DUF504 domain-containing protein — protein MAKNVLDMILWHPPMEIKNCKITYVHRGANGNLKTISGNQISHLERGFLILNDYTQIPCHRIIKIECNNQLTWHK, from the coding sequence ATGGCAAAAAATGTTTTAGACATGATTTTATGGCATCCCCCAATGGAAATAAAAAATTGTAAAATAACTTATGTACATAGGGGAGCTAATGGAAACCTCAAAACTATTTCAGGAAACCAAATAAGTCATTTAGAACGTGGATTTTTAATATTAAACGATTATACACAAATTCCATGCCATAGAATAATAAAAATTGAATGTAATAACCAATTAACATGGCATAAATAA
- a CDS encoding CBS domain-containing protein, protein MSSSALVKHYMTKEVITVTPETPNEEIINLMKSTGHDGFPVKINGEVMGMVTAFDLLLKPWDHAVKDIMSTDVVVADQDMSINDAARVMFRMGISRLPVIDKEGKLVGIITNTDIVRSHIERSTPMKVNYFKKTLEQLYGVETKLLRMKVPTEQLRPTQNKIYADELQGRTYELERGLAEPTITVKSGNRHILVDGHHRTVAASKLGYKEIDSYVIELEKDIKLGLEKTADKEGIYTLNDIEIIDDAQHPLIAITGSLRKNKQK, encoded by the coding sequence ATGAGTAGTTCAGCTCTTGTAAAACATTATATGACAAAAGAGGTTATAACGGTAACTCCCGAAACCCCCAATGAAGAAATTATTAATTTAATGAAAAGCACTGGTCACGACGGATTTCCAGTTAAAATAAACGGCGAAGTAATGGGTATGGTAACCGCCTTCGATTTACTCTTAAAACCATGGGATCATGCAGTTAAAGACATTATGTCCACTGATGTTGTGGTTGCAGACCAGGACATGTCCATAAACGATGCCGCACGAGTAATGTTTAGAATGGGAATATCAAGACTCCCCGTTATAGATAAAGAAGGTAAATTAGTAGGCATTATAACTAATACTGATATTGTAAGGTCCCATATTGAAAGATCCACGCCAATGAAAGTGAATTACTTTAAAAAGACATTAGAACAGCTTTATGGCGTTGAAACAAAGCTTTTAAGGATGAAAGTTCCCACAGAACAGCTCAGGCCAACCCAAAACAAAATATATGCCGATGAACTTCAAGGCAGGACTTATGAACTTGAAAGAGGGCTTGCAGAACCCACAATCACCGTTAAAAGTGGAAATAGGCACATTTTGGTGGATGGTCACCACAGAACTGTTGCCGCCTCTAAGCTGGGTTATAAAGAAATAGATTCCTATGTAATCGAGTTAGAGAAAGATATTAAGCTGGGTTTGGAAAAAACAGCAGACAAAGAAGGAATTTACACTCTTAACGATATCGAAATAATTGATGATGCTCAACATCCACTTATAGCCATAACTGGAAGTTTAAGGAAGAATAAACAAAAATAA
- the psmB gene encoding archaeal proteasome endopeptidase complex subunit beta, whose protein sequence is MNDENRLKGTTTVGLKCRNGVVFATERRATMGNLIAHKATDKIFKIDDHIGATIAGGVGDAQSLMKYISAEVALYRLRNGERISVESAATLTANILHSSRFYPYYVQTLLGGMDDKGPAVFSLDPTGGVIGDKMISTGSGSPVAYGVLEDRYNDDMDVEEGIDVAIRAIQSAMERDAFSGNGILVATITKDGYKILPEDEVKSRLRK, encoded by the coding sequence ATGAATGATGAAAACAGATTAAAAGGCACTACAACTGTTGGTTTAAAATGTAGAAACGGAGTTGTTTTTGCTACAGAAAGAAGGGCAACTATGGGTAATTTAATAGCTCACAAGGCCACTGATAAGATTTTTAAAATTGATGATCATATAGGGGCGACAATTGCCGGTGGAGTAGGTGACGCCCAAAGTCTTATGAAATATATAAGCGCGGAAGTAGCTCTTTACAGGCTAAGAAATGGTGAGAGAATAAGTGTAGAATCTGCAGCAACACTAACAGCAAATATATTACATTCATCAAGGTTTTATCCATACTATGTTCAAACATTACTGGGAGGAATGGATGATAAAGGACCTGCAGTATTCTCATTAGACCCTACAGGAGGAGTAATCGGAGATAAAATGATTTCCACAGGTTCAGGTTCACCAGTAGCATATGGGGTTCTTGAAGACCGCTACAATGATGATATGGATGTTGAAGAAGGAATAGATGTTGCAATTAGAGCAATACAATCTGCAATGGAAAGAGATGCATTTTCAGGTAACGGTATTCTGGTAGCAACAATAACCAAAGACGGATATAAAATACTCCCTGAAGACGAGGTAAAAAGTAGATTAAGAAAGTAA
- the comE gene encoding sulfopyruvate decarboxylase subunit beta encodes MERIEAIKIITENLKDELVICNIGFPSRELYHVKDSSKQFYMLGSMGMASSIGLGLALSTKQKVVVFDGDGSVLMNMGTLVTIFSQNPENMILVVFDNQCYGSTGSQCTYTTKVDLAKIAKSVGFKNTFIFEEKIDFKQVLDAKGPGFVHMKVKPGNADVPVIDMEPEEIKERFMQEIKKIQD; translated from the coding sequence ATGGAACGTATTGAAGCCATCAAAATAATAACAGAAAATCTTAAAGATGAATTAGTCATATGTAACATTGGATTTCCATCCAGAGAATTGTATCATGTTAAAGACTCTTCTAAACAATTTTATATGCTTGGCTCAATGGGAATGGCATCATCAATTGGACTTGGACTTGCATTATCCACAAAACAAAAAGTAGTAGTATTCGACGGTGATGGATCTGTTCTTATGAACATGGGAACTCTTGTAACCATTTTCAGCCAAAACCCAGAAAATATGATACTTGTGGTATTTGATAACCAGTGCTACGGTTCAACAGGGTCACAATGCACATATACAACAAAAGTAGACCTTGCCAAAATCGCAAAATCTGTTGGATTTAAAAACACATTTATTTTTGAAGAAAAAATAGATTTTAAACAGGTTTTAGATGCAAAGGGACCGGGTTTCGTGCATATGAAAGTTAAACCCGGAAATGCAGATGTTCCTGTAATTGATATGGAACCAGAAGAAATTAAAGAAAGATTTATGCAAGAAATTAAAAAAATACAAGATTAA
- the crcB gene encoding fluoride efflux transporter CrcB yields the protein MNLWLWIGLGGFIGAILRFLISGLLQSKAAVFPLGTFGVNFIGSFLMGFVMYSSEFGGLFSEETRVFLTIGILGSFTTMSAFSYESFKLLEQNELLLLSINVVGAVLLTIFAIYLGKIAALNLWKV from the coding sequence ATTAACTTATGGCTATGGATTGGACTTGGGGGATTTATTGGGGCTATTTTAAGGTTTTTAATCAGCGGATTACTTCAGTCTAAAGCGGCAGTGTTTCCATTAGGTACTTTTGGTGTTAATTTTATTGGAAGCTTTCTTATGGGTTTTGTAATGTACTCATCAGAATTTGGAGGGCTTTTTAGTGAAGAAACAAGGGTATTTTTAACAATAGGGATACTTGGATCGTTTACAACAATGTCAGCATTCAGCTACGAATCTTTTAAGTTATTAGAACAGAATGAATTACTATTATTAAGTATAAATGTTGTAGGGGCGGTTTTACTTACAATATTTGCCATATATTTGGGTAAAATTGCTGCATTAAACTTATGGAAGGTTTAA
- a CDS encoding TetR/AcrR family transcriptional regulator, which produces MTDVTEQKILEAALKLFSEKGYGGATTRVIAAEAGFTEMTLYTKFKTKQNLFDQVMVYGMKKLNEDAASMLFIDEEFEDPRDFLEAYVKNLVKYVWNNLEFFRLGFNQDRKILEQFLMEGSYVFSKFIEKNIPNQKIDYMAFALTIFSFVYMFNLGKYHDRQDTSIEEILDKFIYNLTLCIQ; this is translated from the coding sequence ATGACTGATGTGACTGAACAGAAAATTTTAGAGGCAGCGCTAAAATTATTTAGTGAAAAGGGATATGGTGGCGCTACTACTAGAGTTATAGCAGCTGAAGCTGGTTTTACTGAGATGACTTTGTACACAAAGTTTAAAACTAAACAGAATCTTTTTGATCAGGTTATGGTTTATGGTATGAAAAAATTGAATGAAGATGCAGCTTCTATGTTATTTATTGATGAGGAGTTTGAAGATCCTCGGGATTTTTTAGAAGCTTATGTTAAAAATTTGGTGAAGTATGTCTGGAATAATCTTGAATTTTTCCGATTAGGGTTTAATCAAGATCGGAAAATACTTGAACAGTTTTTGATGGAGGGTTCATATGTTTTCAGTAAATTTATTGAAAAGAATATTCCCAATCAGAAAATAGATTATATGGCATTTGCACTTACCATATTCTCATTTGTATACATGTTCAATCTAGGAAAGTACCATGACCGCCAGGATACAAGTATTGAAGAGATTTTAGATAAATTCATTTATAATCTTACGCTTTGTATCCAATAA
- a CDS encoding AarF/ABC1/UbiB kinase family protein, with amino-acid sequence MKLGKLDGNSNLRRLNEIIKVLSKYEFGYITEKINLKNKIPFKSHSYQYESIEELDATIPLRLRLVLQELGTTYIKLGQALSTRPDLIGDDISNEFSKMQDDNPPVAYETIKSVLETELGDSLDNIFLEFNKEPLGSASIGQVHSAVLKNRNKVAVKIQKPGVDVLIKEDISIMRFLAKRIDNYIPQFRNYNFPGIVDEFERSILKEIDYNQEAMNITRFDYNFKEDETVYVPAVYKEYSTSKVLTMELIEGKKVADVINTDEGFDKPLIAKRGVESFFKQVLIHGFFHADPHPANIYVLDDNIICFLDYGMMGILDKEFRENLAELIIYFMENSVKGMINQLIYMGIINESIDIKSFKYELTDLMYRYYGIGLNEMHGGMNDLISLMRKYKIHLPREFVLLARGIGMLEDTGLNLDPSFNPVETFKPMALKVIQKRISPLGFMDFVKDNLFEVEHLIKTLPRSVSKTLYRLEEGKISIEIEHKDLERISNKVSTALIIAALLIGSSLIMQTDKGILILGFPFLGIIGFIISMILGLNLVLSILRHREL; translated from the coding sequence ATGAAACTGGGGAAATTAGATGGTAATTCCAACCTTAGAAGGTTGAATGAAATAATCAAAGTTTTAAGTAAATACGAATTTGGTTATATAACTGAAAAGATAAATCTTAAAAATAAAATTCCATTTAAGAGCCATTCATATCAATATGAATCAATTGAAGAGTTAGATGCTACAATACCCTTAAGATTAAGACTTGTTTTACAGGAGTTAGGAACTACTTACATAAAATTAGGTCAAGCTTTAAGTACAAGGCCTGATTTGATTGGGGACGATATTTCCAATGAATTTTCAAAAATGCAGGATGATAATCCTCCAGTAGCATATGAAACCATTAAGTCAGTTTTAGAAACGGAATTAGGAGATTCTCTAGATAATATTTTTTTGGAATTTAATAAGGAACCATTGGGTTCAGCTTCTATAGGCCAAGTTCACAGTGCAGTTTTAAAAAATAGGAATAAAGTAGCTGTTAAAATCCAGAAACCCGGCGTTGATGTTCTTATAAAAGAAGATATTTCTATTATGCGGTTTTTAGCTAAAAGAATTGATAATTACATTCCTCAATTTAGAAACTATAATTTTCCAGGTATTGTAGATGAATTTGAACGTTCAATATTAAAAGAAATTGATTACAATCAAGAAGCAATGAACATCACACGATTTGACTATAATTTTAAAGAAGATGAAACAGTTTATGTTCCAGCAGTATATAAAGAGTATTCCACTTCTAAAGTTCTTACAATGGAACTTATTGAAGGAAAAAAGGTTGCAGATGTTATAAATACAGATGAAGGCTTTGATAAGCCGTTAATTGCAAAAAGAGGGGTAGAATCATTTTTTAAACAAGTATTAATCCATGGATTTTTTCATGCAGACCCGCACCCTGCTAATATTTACGTTTTAGATGATAATATCATATGTTTTTTAGATTATGGTATGATGGGTATTTTGGATAAAGAATTCAGGGAAAATCTGGCTGAATTGATTATTTACTTCATGGAAAACAGTGTTAAAGGTATGATAAACCAGCTAATTTACATGGGGATAATCAATGAATCAATAGACATTAAATCATTCAAATACGAACTTACAGATTTAATGTACAGATACTATGGAATTGGGTTAAATGAGATGCATGGGGGTATGAATGATTTAATTTCTCTGATGAGGAAATATAAGATTCACCTACCTAGAGAATTTGTGCTTTTGGCTCGAGGTATTGGAATGCTTGAAGATACAGGCTTAAACTTAGATCCAAGCTTTAATCCTGTGGAAACATTTAAACCAATGGCTCTTAAAGTTATTCAAAAAAGAATAAGCCCGTTAGGGTTCATGGATTTTGTAAAAGATAATTTATTTGAGGTAGAGCATCTTATAAAAACACTCCCTCGAAGTGTCAGTAAAACTCTTTACAGATTAGAAGAAGGAAAAATAAGCATAGAAATAGAGCATAAGGACTTGGAACGGATAAGTAACAAAGTTTCAACAGCTTTAATCATAGCAGCGCTTTTAATTGGCTCATCATTAATAATGCAAACAGATAAGGGAATATTAATACTTGGATTTCCATTTTTAGGTATAATTGGGTTTATAATTAGCATGATACTTGGATTAAATCTTGTATTGTCTATTTTAAGGCATAGGGAACTTTAA
- a CDS encoding beta-CASP ribonuclease aCPSF1 yields the protein MGSEIQEIKNTIVQRLPSRVQVAKVEFEGPEVVIYTKNPEIITENGALIRDLAKDIRKRIIIRSDRSVLTEPEKSIEKIHEIVPEEAKITNISFDEVTCEVIIEARKPGLVIGKYGATSREIVKGTGWAPKILRTPPISSEIIQRIRRTLRKNSKERKKILQTLGNKIHRNVELENEWTRLTSLGGFREVGRSSLFLQTPNSKILLDCGVNVAGADDKSSYPYLNVPEFILDNLDAVIITHAHLDHSGFLPYLFHYGYEGPVYCTTPTRDLMTLLQLDHIDIAHREDQPLPFNVKHVKKSIKHTITLDYGEVTDIAPDIRLTLHNAGHILGSAIVHMHIGDGQHNFVYTGDFKFERSRLLEPAVSKFPRIESIVMESTYGGHGDVQPTRNDAEKELIKTIYRTLERKGKILIPVFAVGRAQELMIVLEEYIRHGIIDEVPVYIDGMIWEANAIHTARPEYLSKDLRDQIFHMGRNPFISDVFHKVNGLEERRKIVEGEEPAIILSTSGMLTGGNSVEYFKWLCGDEKSSLVFVGYQAEGSLGRRLQKGWKEIPLKEDGKTNVYNVKMGIKTIEGFSGHSDRKQLMDYVRKLSPKPEKILICHGDNYKTLDLASSIYRSFKIETKTPMNLETVRIQ from the coding sequence ATGGGTTCAGAGATTCAAGAAATTAAAAATACAATAGTACAAAGACTTCCATCAAGAGTACAAGTAGCGAAGGTGGAATTTGAAGGTCCCGAGGTTGTTATATACACAAAAAACCCGGAGATTATAACCGAAAACGGAGCGCTTATTAGAGATCTTGCAAAGGATATACGAAAAAGAATTATTATTCGTTCTGATCGTTCTGTTCTTACAGAACCGGAAAAATCAATTGAAAAGATTCATGAAATAGTTCCGGAAGAAGCTAAAATAACTAATATCTCTTTTGACGAGGTTACATGTGAAGTTATAATAGAGGCGAGAAAACCGGGACTTGTAATCGGTAAATATGGTGCAACATCCAGGGAAATAGTTAAAGGAACTGGATGGGCTCCAAAGATACTTAGAACGCCCCCAATTTCTTCTGAAATTATACAAAGAATAAGAAGAACACTACGAAAAAACAGTAAGGAACGTAAAAAAATCTTACAAACCCTTGGAAATAAAATTCATCGAAACGTGGAATTAGAAAATGAATGGACACGTTTAACTTCTCTTGGAGGGTTTAGAGAAGTTGGAAGATCATCCCTATTTTTGCAAACACCCAACAGTAAAATTTTACTTGACTGTGGAGTAAATGTAGCCGGAGCTGATGATAAAAGTTCTTATCCTTATCTTAATGTTCCTGAATTTATTTTAGATAACCTGGATGCAGTTATAATAACTCACGCACACCTTGATCACTCTGGATTCTTACCTTACTTATTCCATTATGGATATGAAGGCCCAGTATACTGTACAACACCAACAAGAGATTTAATGACACTTTTACAATTGGATCATATTGATATAGCTCATCGTGAAGACCAGCCATTACCATTCAACGTGAAACACGTTAAAAAATCTATTAAACACACAATAACTCTGGATTATGGTGAAGTGACAGATATAGCTCCAGACATCCGTTTAACACTCCACAATGCAGGACACATACTTGGATCTGCAATTGTTCACATGCATATAGGAGACGGCCAGCATAACTTTGTATACACTGGAGACTTTAAATTTGAAAGAAGCAGACTTCTTGAACCTGCAGTATCAAAATTCCCACGTATAGAATCAATTGTAATGGAAAGTACATATGGTGGACATGGCGATGTACAGCCAACAAGAAATGACGCTGAAAAAGAGTTAATAAAAACTATTTACAGAACACTTGAGCGAAAAGGAAAAATATTAATACCTGTATTTGCTGTAGGAAGGGCTCAAGAGCTTATGATAGTATTAGAAGAGTATATTAGGCACGGTATTATTGATGAGGTCCCTGTTTATATAGATGGGATGATATGGGAAGCAAACGCAATCCATACAGCAAGACCAGAATATTTAAGCAAAGATCTTCGTGATCAAATATTCCACATGGGCAGAAATCCATTCATATCTGACGTATTCCACAAAGTAAATGGGTTAGAAGAGCGAAGGAAGATAGTTGAAGGAGAAGAACCTGCAATAATTCTTTCAACCTCTGGAATGCTTACAGGAGGAAATTCTGTAGAATATTTCAAATGGTTATGTGGAGATGAGAAGAGTTCACTTGTATTTGTTGGTTATCAAGCAGAAGGATCCCTTGGAAGAAGATTACAGAAGGGATGGAAGGAAATTCCATTAAAAGAAGATGGGAAAACCAATGTTTACAATGTAAAAATGGGAATAAAAACCATTGAAGGATTTAGTGGACACTCCGACAGAAAACAACTAATGGATTATGTAAGAAAACTATCTCCAAAACCAGAAAAGATTCTTATATGTCATGGAGATAACTATAAAACACTTGATCTTGCATCAAGTATATATAGGTCCTTTAAAATTGAAACAAAGACTCCCATGAACTTAGAAACAGTTCGGATCCAATAA
- a CDS encoding phosphoribosylformylglycinamidine cyclo-ligase: MVTYSESGVDINLEEATVSALVSEIKKTLSFRDVITESGHFAALVKLGNKAIAMSTDGVGSKILVAKMMNKYDTVGIDCIAMVVNDILCVGAEPIAMVDYLAVEKADPEIAGEIGKGLAKGAEESKIAMIGGETASLPEIIKDFDLAGTGIGIVDADKIITGENIKDGDVLIGIESSGIHSNGLSLARKVFFDKLGLNVDDPLPSDSNTTVGQELLKPTEIYVKPVIDLLNENIDIHGLAHITGGGFLNLKRLKKGIGYDIENLPEPHPVFKSIYESDVPLEEMYRVFNMNIGFVAIVNKNDADKTIEIIKKHNRAFKIGHAREDVHEKVKIKAFDGSVLNL; this comes from the coding sequence ATGGTAACATATTCAGAATCAGGCGTTGATATTAATCTTGAAGAGGCTACAGTTTCGGCATTAGTCTCAGAAATTAAAAAAACACTTTCTTTTAGAGATGTAATTACAGAAAGCGGTCATTTTGCAGCACTTGTAAAATTAGGAAATAAAGCAATAGCCATGAGTACAGATGGTGTTGGAAGCAAAATATTAGTTGCAAAAATGATGAATAAATACGATACAGTTGGAATAGACTGCATTGCTATGGTAGTAAACGATATTCTCTGTGTTGGAGCAGAACCAATAGCAATGGTGGATTATCTTGCTGTAGAGAAGGCAGATCCTGAAATTGCAGGAGAAATTGGAAAAGGACTGGCCAAAGGGGCTGAAGAATCCAAAATTGCAATGATTGGAGGCGAAACAGCATCACTTCCCGAGATCATAAAGGACTTTGACCTTGCAGGAACTGGAATTGGAATAGTAGATGCTGATAAAATCATAACTGGCGAAAATATCAAGGATGGAGATGTGCTTATTGGAATAGAAAGTAGTGGAATCCACAGTAATGGTTTAAGCCTTGCAAGAAAAGTATTTTTCGATAAACTTGGTTTAAATGTAGATGATCCTCTACCCTCTGATTCAAACACAACAGTTGGCCAAGAACTTTTAAAACCTACCGAAATTTATGTTAAACCGGTAATTGATCTATTGAATGAGAATATTGATATTCATGGACTTGCCCATATAACTGGCGGAGGATTTTTAAACCTTAAACGGCTTAAAAAAGGTATTGGATACGATATTGAAAATTTACCGGAGCCACACCCTGTTTTTAAATCAATATATGAATCAGATGTTCCATTAGAGGAAATGTATCGAGTATTCAATATGAACATCGGATTTGTGGCAATTGTAAATAAGAATGATGCAGATAAAACAATAGAAATTATTAAAAAACACAATCGGGCCTTTAAAATAGGACATGCAAGGGAAGATGTCCATGAAAAAGTTAAAATTAAGGCATTTGATGGCAGTGTTCTTAATTTGTGA
- the comD gene encoding sulfopyruvate decarboxylase subunit alpha: MESSEAVYKSLKEAGIDFVVSLPCVNLGKVMEMVDCDPDIIHVPVTREEEGFGICAGAFLGGKKPAILMQNSGLGNSVNVLASLYELYKIPMLMIMSHRGTEGEFMGAQVPMGRATPLVLDALNIAYFNPKTAEEALELIPQAWKLSEMGETPVGILLEIPFWK; encoded by the coding sequence GTGGAAAGTAGTGAAGCTGTTTATAAATCATTAAAAGAAGCAGGAATAGACTTTGTAGTGAGTTTACCTTGTGTAAATCTTGGAAAAGTCATGGAAATGGTTGACTGTGACCCTGATATTATTCATGTTCCTGTAACGCGTGAAGAAGAAGGATTTGGAATTTGTGCAGGAGCATTTCTCGGTGGGAAGAAACCTGCAATACTTATGCAAAATTCAGGGCTTGGAAACTCAGTTAATGTACTAGCATCTCTATATGAACTTTATAAAATTCCAATGCTCATGATAATGAGCCATAGGGGTACTGAAGGAGAATTTATGGGCGCCCAAGTCCCGATGGGAAGAGCAACACCTCTTGTTTTAGACGCACTGAACATTGCCTACTTCAACCCTAAAACAGCTGAAGAAGCATTAGAACTTATCCCTCAAGCATGGAAACTGTCTGAAATGGGCGAAACACCTGTAGGAATACTTTTAGAAATTCCATTCTGGAAATAA